The following coding sequences are from one Natranaerobius trueperi window:
- a CDS encoding ATP-binding cassette domain-containing protein — MAKRRADQLSGGQKQRVAIDRMLIQKAELVLADEPIASLDPKAGREVMDLLCEVVRERDLTVICVLHQMDVAMDYGERIIGLKNGELVLDNDVKNISTERLQSLYEDGSQKDTENNNTTYNFVERPVVSHV; from the coding sequence TTGGCTAAAAGACGTGCGGATCAGTTATCGGGTGGTCAAAAGCAACGAGTAGCTATAGACCGAATGCTAATACAAAAGGCTGAACTCGTGTTGGCAGATGAACCAATAGCTAGTTTAGATCCTAAAGCAGGTAGAGAAGTAATGGATCTATTATGTGAAGTTGTTCGGGAAAGAGATTTAACCGTTATCTGTGTGTTACATCAGATGGATGTTGCTATGGATTACGGTGAAAGAATTATTGGTTTGAAAAATGGAGAACTAGTCTTAGATAATGATGTTAAAAATATTTCTACGGAGCGTTTACAGTCTCTCTATGAAGACGGATCTCAAAAGGATACAGAAAATAATAATACAACTTATAATTTTGTTGAAAGGCCTGTGGTATCTCATGTCTAA
- a CDS encoding response regulator transcription factor — MSHKILLVEDDCNIAKLIVYELKKEGFQVCHVADGKSAINKVLAEYFDLVILDLMIPKVDGAEVCKSIRTNISHRYMPVIIVSAKDDDIDKIIGLELGADDYITKPFNKRELTARVKAHLRREQLLELINGDKAYKSSDHTNNETIQVGSLVMNLNKHQAFIDNKKLQLTSKEFELLRFLALSPGQVFTRNELLENIWKTKYRDQKTVDVHIRYIRQKIADTGWDQQLIETVRGIGYRVIDDTKE; from the coding sequence ATGTCGCATAAAATTTTATTAGTAGAAGATGATTGTAATATAGCAAAGCTAATTGTTTATGAATTAAAAAAAGAAGGTTTTCAAGTTTGTCATGTAGCTGATGGAAAAAGTGCCATTAACAAAGTTCTAGCTGAATATTTTGATTTAGTTATCTTAGACCTCATGATTCCAAAAGTGGACGGGGCAGAAGTATGTAAATCGATTCGTACTAATATTAGCCACCGATATATGCCTGTAATTATAGTTTCTGCTAAAGATGATGATATAGATAAAATTATTGGTTTAGAGCTGGGGGCAGATGATTATATAACTAAACCTTTTAATAAGAGGGAGTTAACAGCTCGGGTGAAAGCTCACTTGAGAAGAGAGCAGTTATTAGAGTTGATTAATGGTGATAAGGCTTATAAGTCAAGTGATCATACTAATAATGAAACGATTCAAGTGGGCTCTTTAGTTATGAACCTTAATAAGCACCAAGCTTTTATAGATAATAAAAAGCTACAGTTAACATCAAAAGAATTTGAGCTACTTAGATTTTTAGCTTTATCACCTGGGCAAGTATTTACTAGAAATGAGTTGTTAGAAAACATTTGGAAAACTAAATATCGTGATCAAAAGACTGTAGATGTTCATATACGGTATATTAGGCAAAAGATAGCTGATACTGGATGGGATCAACAATTGATAGAAACAGTTCGTGGAATAGGGTATAGAGTGATTGATGATACAAAAGAATAA
- the phnE gene encoding phosphonate ABC transporter, permease protein PhnE, with protein sequence MSKVDNLNENMPARFKRPSIITWISMVIFLAFFMHGLYIADITVERAFGGIVNVGHFVYNAFPPDITRIGHASKAMFETFEMALVGTTIGVIMSVPIALLASSNTTPHSLVSSVTRGLVSMVRTIPDLIWALIFVISVGLGPFAGILTIMVDTVGFCGRFFSERIEEIDSGPVEALEATGGSGVGVIVGSVIPAAFPSFVATSLYAVEKSIRSAVVLGLVGAGGIGVELSTAMQLRRFNEALMIILVILVVVIFVEQISSNIRKKVI encoded by the coding sequence ATGTCTAAAGTTGACAACCTAAATGAAAATATGCCTGCTAGATTTAAACGTCCTTCAATAATAACATGGATTAGCATGGTGATTTTTTTAGCCTTTTTCATGCATGGATTATATATAGCTGATATCACTGTAGAACGAGCATTTGGCGGAATTGTAAATGTGGGACATTTCGTATATAATGCTTTTCCACCTGATATAACTAGAATAGGACATGCCTCTAAAGCTATGTTTGAAACTTTTGAAATGGCTTTAGTGGGCACTACTATTGGAGTCATAATGAGTGTACCTATAGCACTCTTGGCATCTAGTAACACAACTCCTCATAGCTTAGTAAGCAGTGTAACTAGAGGGCTTGTGTCTATGGTTAGAACTATACCTGACTTAATTTGGGCTTTAATATTTGTGATTTCGGTAGGGTTAGGTCCTTTTGCTGGGATACTTACCATTATGGTTGATACAGTAGGATTTTGTGGGAGATTTTTTTCTGAACGGATAGAAGAGATAGATTCAGGGCCGGTAGAAGCATTAGAAGCAACTGGTGGGTCTGGTGTAGGAGTGATTGTAGGTTCGGTTATTCCAGCGGCCTTTCCATCCTTTGTTGCTACTAGTTTGTATGCAGTAGAAAAATCAATACGGTCGGCTGTAGTTTTGGGATTAGTAGGAGCTGGTGGAATTGGTGTTGAATTATCAACAGCTATGCAGTTAAGAAGATTTAATGAAGCTTTAATGATTATTTTAGTTATACTTGTGGTAGTAATATTTGTGGAACAAATTTCCTCAAATATCAGAAAAAAAGTTATCTAG
- a CDS encoding glycosyltransferase, translating into MKVAILTMFNGLSHTYSLVNVVAEQLEMLLKNGVKTKVIVSQDCNDDERKGVYADERLEWVKVTNKFNGNKIQWHDYSQPDGQVHETFYDEVEVIASDLEEKLLDVDICIMHDIHYQGWHLVHNVAIRKVQEKLQNIKFIAMTHSVPVNRPSNPKWPFSCRYTPMPNTTYVYPTYSGIPALAKQFNVPEGKCRVVHNSLNLKSFMSKEVRSIHDQVDLISPDILIVYPARFTTGKRFEKVASLAGVIKAQTELKVKVLFCDFPSMDTNLDKYKAYIKNIGNSHGLEKTDIFFTSDLGYAEGFPRSSVLELFTLSNLFICPSYSESFGLTVIEASSRGNFLVLNEAVPALEELGKQLKAYFMRWDARNFGYDTKEIYKPSEQAYLKEHASRIVNLMRDNPVIYAKTLARQKYSPQWVWYNQLEPLLHPNK; encoded by the coding sequence GTGAAAGTAGCAATTTTAACAATGTTTAATGGTCTTAGTCATACATATTCTCTTGTTAATGTTGTGGCAGAACAGTTAGAAATGCTTTTGAAAAATGGAGTAAAAACAAAAGTGATTGTTTCACAAGATTGTAATGATGATGAGCGAAAAGGTGTATATGCAGATGAAAGACTAGAATGGGTTAAAGTAACAAATAAATTTAATGGTAATAAAATTCAATGGCATGATTATTCACAACCCGACGGTCAAGTTCATGAAACTTTTTATGATGAAGTTGAAGTTATTGCTAGTGATTTAGAGGAAAAGTTATTAGATGTTGATATTTGTATAATGCATGATATTCACTATCAAGGTTGGCACTTAGTTCATAATGTTGCCATTAGAAAAGTTCAAGAAAAATTACAGAATATAAAATTTATAGCAATGACCCATTCGGTTCCTGTGAATAGACCGTCTAATCCAAAATGGCCTTTTTCTTGTCGTTATACACCAATGCCTAATACTACATATGTATATCCTACTTATTCTGGAATACCAGCTCTAGCTAAACAATTTAATGTGCCGGAAGGAAAGTGTCGTGTTGTTCACAATAGCTTAAACTTAAAATCCTTTATGAGTAAAGAAGTTAGATCAATTCATGACCAAGTAGATTTAATTAGCCCGGATATTCTTATTGTATATCCCGCTAGATTTACTACGGGAAAAAGATTTGAAAAAGTTGCTTCTTTGGCTGGTGTTATTAAAGCACAGACAGAATTAAAAGTTAAAGTGCTTTTTTGTGATTTTCCGTCAATGGATACTAACCTCGATAAATACAAGGCATATATTAAAAATATAGGTAACAGTCACGGATTAGAAAAAACTGATATTTTCTTTACAAGCGATTTGGGATATGCTGAAGGGTTTCCACGAAGCAGTGTTTTAGAATTGTTTACATTATCTAACTTATTTATTTGTCCATCTTATTCTGAATCATTTGGCTTGACTGTTATAGAGGCTTCAAGTAGAGGTAACTTTTTAGTATTAAACGAAGCAGTTCCAGCATTAGAAGAGTTAGGTAAGCAGCTAAAGGCATACTTCATGAGATGGGATGCTCGTAACTTCGGTTATGATACAAAGGAAATATATAAGCCTAGTGAACAGGCCTATTTGAAGGAACATGCATCTAGAATAGTAAACCTAATGAGAGATAATCCGGTGATCTATGCAAAAACACTTGCAAGGCAAAAATACAGCCCCCAGTGGGTATGGTATAACCAATTAGAACCTTTGTTGCATCCAAATAAATAA
- a CDS encoding sodium-dependent transporter yields MVARESFGSRFSIIGAAIGMAVGTGNIWRFPQVAAEFGGGTFLFALTIAVFVWAVPLLMAEFYMGYKTRLGNLASFRDFTGKKYTWMGGWLAFCTLGIAFYYSVVTGWSLRYLAYSFSGTLSSDVDAMGLWNSFTTDPSQTILFHLIAVILAILIIYKGIKSIERAISVLLPSLFVVIIILAIRALTLPGAFDGIHHLFVPDWPQLLNRRVWLKAFTQAAWSTGAGWGVLMIYAVYSREKEDIGRNSFIIGFADVLAGFFAGTAVVATVYATAPTVTKAESFIAEGGTGLTFIYMTELLTEMPGGSILTPVFFLALSAANELSDMKIGPWWSWLIRLFPVMFTVLFGWWVYQSIGWYPETWWHPFKVESTGTMFFQWGIVAIIMYLLNDLLAENLVKGPLTKKANIESTNKDTQPIKGEKSTVYTKSS; encoded by the coding sequence TTGGTTGCTCGCGAAAGTTTTGGTAGCCGCTTTTCTATTATAGGTGCAGCTATTGGAATGGCTGTTGGGACAGGCAATATTTGGAGGTTTCCACAAGTTGCTGCAGAGTTTGGAGGTGGAACCTTTCTATTTGCACTTACTATAGCAGTGTTTGTATGGGCAGTTCCTTTACTTATGGCTGAATTTTATATGGGTTATAAAACTCGTTTAGGTAATTTAGCTTCATTTAGAGACTTTACTGGAAAGAAATATACTTGGATGGGTGGATGGTTAGCTTTTTGTACTTTAGGTATTGCCTTTTATTATAGTGTTGTAACAGGTTGGAGTTTAAGGTATCTAGCTTATAGTTTTTCTGGTACACTCAGTTCTGATGTTGACGCTATGGGACTGTGGAATTCATTTACCACAGATCCATCACAAACTATTTTGTTTCATTTGATTGCTGTTATTCTTGCTATCTTAATAATCTATAAAGGTATAAAAAGTATTGAACGAGCAATTAGTGTTTTATTACCTTCCCTGTTCGTCGTTATTATTATACTAGCTATTAGAGCACTTACATTACCAGGAGCATTTGATGGTATCCATCATCTATTTGTACCTGATTGGCCTCAATTATTAAATCGACGAGTTTGGCTAAAAGCATTCACTCAAGCTGCATGGTCAACAGGTGCCGGTTGGGGAGTACTTATGATATATGCTGTTTACTCACGTGAAAAAGAAGACATTGGTAGAAATAGCTTTATTATCGGCTTTGCTGATGTATTAGCTGGCTTTTTTGCAGGAACTGCTGTTGTTGCAACCGTTTATGCAACAGCACCTACAGTAACAAAAGCAGAGTCTTTTATTGCAGAAGGTGGAACTGGTTTAACCTTTATTTATATGACTGAACTACTAACTGAAATGCCTGGTGGTTCAATCTTAACCCCTGTCTTTTTCCTAGCACTATCAGCAGCTAATGAACTAAGTGATATGAAAATTGGCCCTTGGTGGTCATGGTTAATTAGGTTATTTCCGGTTATGTTTACAGTTCTTTTTGGATGGTGGGTATATCAGTCAATTGGGTGGTACCCAGAAACATGGTGGCACCCATTTAAAGTTGAAAGTACAGGTACTATGTTCTTTCAGTGGGGAATTGTAGCTATTATTATGTACCTATTAAACGATCTACTAGCAGAAAACTTAGTTAAAGGCCCATTAACTAAAAAAGCAAACATTGAATCTACTAATAAAGACACTCAACCTATTAAAGGTGAAAAATCAACGGTATATACTAAATCCTCGTAA
- a CDS encoding DUF7507 domain-containing protein: MTTIGGINLGNLTDYLFFFADGRNDANWQASSPGYAGDVAINGLQADERTSGSFAYAGTIYTNDSTLGAWQQIVNNNPLQASGVTDEVARITALESDLVSAFQQINALTANPGDLPAPYDTNFDGTIQSLDGLNTENGIDEVFVINITSGFTVSSQINITGDPGDVFIFRWDTDADPTNGYQGEVKFQSGGAIVPQGGLIPTNFIHVAGDINSSGGGSTPPPPYPQGPRLDDGQGDLIIGGSDWTSGGFFTGYWLTTGDPTIVGPGDLLIGRTQSLSNGRFVGGWYSLTTQFSMTSGTAGVYVSPNPETLVAPAIDVEKLVSPDEGTTFVDADTPPGPNIPQGTDPIYRYLVTNTGNVPLENITLIDSILGAITIPTTTLDPGESFTVDVTGTWAEGEQVNLATATGEFEDITVTDEDPAHYVGFIEAEPAIDVEKFISADGGTTFFDADTPPGPNIPQGTNPVYRYLVTNTGNIGLEDITLTDDILGPITIPTTTLAPGESFTVDVTGTWAEEQQVNLATATGEFEDITVTDEDPAHYVGVVEEEPAIDVEKIVSVDGGNTFEAAPSPPGPTLPEGVDPIFRYIVTNTGNVPLENITLTDSVLGAITIPTTTLAPGESFTVDVTGN, from the coding sequence ATGACTACAATTGGTGGCATTAACTTAGGTAATTTAACTGATTATCTGTTCTTCTTTGCTGATGGTAGAAATGATGCCAACTGGCAAGCATCAAGTCCAGGCTATGCCGGTGATGTTGCAATAAACGGTCTTCAGGCAGATGAACGAACTTCTGGTAGCTTTGCTTATGCTGGTACTATCTATACTAATGATTCTACACTAGGTGCTTGGCAGCAAATTGTCAACAATAACCCTCTTCAAGCGTCTGGTGTCACAGATGAAGTGGCGCGTATTACGGCATTAGAATCAGACCTAGTAAGTGCATTTCAACAAATTAACGCTCTTACTGCTAATCCTGGTGATCTTCCTGCACCATATGATACAAACTTTGATGGTACTATACAATCATTAGATGGATTAAATACAGAAAATGGAATAGACGAAGTTTTTGTTATTAATATAACGTCAGGCTTTACTGTATCTAGCCAAATCAACATTACGGGAGATCCTGGTGATGTCTTTATCTTTCGCTGGGATACTGATGCAGATCCTACAAATGGATATCAAGGTGAAGTAAAATTCCAGAGTGGCGGTGCTATTGTTCCACAAGGCGGTCTGATACCAACAAACTTTATCCATGTTGCTGGAGATATAAATTCTTCTGGAGGAGGTTCCACACCACCCCCACCCTACCCTCAAGGCCCACGACTAGATGATGGTCAAGGAGATTTAATTATTGGTGGTAGTGACTGGACTAGTGGCGGTTTTTTCACTGGGTATTGGTTAACAACAGGGGATCCTACGATTGTTGGGCCAGGTGACTTGCTTATTGGTAGAACTCAGTCTCTAAGCAATGGTAGATTCGTTGGTGGTTGGTACTCACTTACAACACAATTCAGCATGACATCTGGTACAGCTGGTGTCTATGTATCACCTAACCCAGAAACTTTAGTAGCCCCTGCCATTGATGTAGAAAAATTGGTTTCCCCTGATGAAGGTACTACCTTTGTTGATGCTGATACACCACCGGGACCGAATATTCCGCAAGGTACTGACCCTATTTACAGGTATTTAGTAACAAATACTGGGAATGTGCCACTCGAAAACATTACACTAATTGACAGCATACTCGGAGCAATCACTATTCCAACTACAACTTTAGATCCCGGTGAATCATTTACAGTTGATGTAACTGGTACTTGGGCTGAAGGTGAGCAAGTTAATTTAGCAACTGCAACTGGTGAATTTGAAGATATTACTGTAACTGATGAGGATCCTGCCCATTATGTAGGATTCATTGAAGCAGAACCTGCCATTGACGTAGAAAAATTCATTTCCGCTGATGGTGGTACTACTTTCTTTGACGCTGATACACCACCGGGACCGAACATTCCTCAAGGTACTAATCCTGTTTACAGGTATTTAGTAACAAATACTGGAAATATAGGGTTAGAGGATATCACTTTAACAGATGATATATTAGGACCAATTACCATACCAACCACAACTCTTGCTCCTGGTGAGTCATTTACAGTTGATGTAACTGGTACTTGGGCTGAAGAACAGCAAGTTAATTTAGCAACTGCAACTGGTGAATTTGAAGATATTACTGTAACTGATGAAGATCCAGCTCATTATGTAGGAGTAGTTGAAGAAGAACCTGCTATAGATGTAGAAAAGATCGTATCTGTTGACGGAGGCAATACTTTTGAAGCTGCACCGTCACCTCCAGGACCTACACTACCAGAAGGAGTAGATCCTATCTTTAGATATATTGTCACCAATACTGGTAATGTGCCACTTGAAAACATTACACTAACTGATAGTGTACTCGGAGCAATCACAATACCAACTACAACATTAGCTCCTGGTGAGTCATTTACAGTTGATGTAACTGGAAATTAG
- a CDS encoding undecaprenyl-diphosphate phosphatase, giving the protein MVDLYTWLQYIFLGILQGATEPLPISSSGHLVIAQHLFGIKTPDLHLEVFLNGASLFAVFFIYKDDIIKLILDLLVYFRNPRENDSTPLKFSLLLVIATIPAVIIGGFLSDFIGGELTNVRTVAVSLLVTGIALWLIRKLRGTKQDSDISFVDALIIGGAQSLALAPGISRSGATVVAGLGKKLAPDVALKFSFFMSIPVSIGSLVFESGSILTALTTPGLLLPYLLAFVVAIVISILSIKLLINLVTNGNLIYFSGYCLILSLLLLMFR; this is encoded by the coding sequence ATGGTTGATCTATATACTTGGTTACAATATATTTTTTTAGGAATTCTTCAAGGAGCTACTGAACCTCTTCCCATTTCTTCTAGTGGTCATTTAGTGATAGCTCAACATTTATTTGGTATTAAAACACCGGATCTACATTTAGAGGTTTTTCTAAATGGTGCTTCGTTATTTGCAGTCTTTTTTATCTATAAAGACGATATAATTAAGTTAATTCTAGACCTACTTGTCTATTTCCGAAATCCTCGTGAAAATGACAGTACCCCTCTAAAATTTAGTTTGTTATTAGTGATAGCCACTATACCGGCAGTTATTATAGGTGGATTTCTTTCTGATTTTATTGGAGGAGAGTTAACCAATGTCCGTACTGTAGCCGTTTCCTTATTAGTTACAGGTATAGCTCTATGGTTGATCAGGAAGTTACGTGGTACTAAGCAAGATTCCGATATATCTTTTGTAGATGCTCTGATTATTGGAGGAGCTCAATCCTTGGCTTTGGCTCCAGGTATTAGTCGATCGGGTGCTACAGTAGTTGCCGGACTAGGAAAAAAATTAGCTCCTGATGTGGCTTTGAAATTTTCTTTTTTTATGTCTATACCGGTTAGTATCGGAAGTTTAGTTTTTGAAAGCGGTTCTATTTTAACAGCATTGACAACTCCAGGATTATTATTACCTTATTTGTTAGCTTTTGTAGTAGCAATTGTGATTTCCATTTTATCTATTAAATTATTGATTAATTTAGTTACCAATGGTAATCTAATTTATTTTTCAGGTTATTGTTTGATATTATCTTTATTGCTTTTGATGTTTAGATAA